Within Amycolatopsis sp. cg5, the genomic segment CAGGCTGACCAGCAGGAACCGCAGCAAGGGCGGCTCGGTGAGGTCGAACCGCCCGGCCCGGTCTTGGGTCAGCAGCCGGTCCCAGACCTCGTCGGTCGCTGCGATCTCGCGCAGCGGTACCGGAACCTCGTGCGGGACGACCTGAACCGAGCGGCCGGACGTGGTCTGCCGGAAGCCGGCACGCAGGTTCGGGTGGCGCCGCAGCAGCGCGGCGATCGCGGTCCGCAACGCCGCGGTGTCGACGGGGCCTTCGAGTTCGACGACCGACTGGACGGTGTAGACGTCGACGTCGTCGGTGAGCGCGTGGAACAGAAGGCCTTCCTGGAGCGGGGCGAGTGGGAGGACCTCCGCCCAGTCGCCGTCGATCGGCTCGGTGACCAGCGATTCGGCCGAAGGCTGCCAGGCGGGGACGGCCTCGGTCGCGAGTTCGGCGAGCGCGGCCGGGCTCTGCGCCTGGAAGACGTGCTTGGCGGTGAACACCAGCCCGGCCCGGCGCGCGCGGCCGACCAGCTGGATCGACACGATGCTGTCGCCGCCGATGTCGAAGAACCGGTCGTCCACGCCGACTTCGGCGAGCCCCAGCACCTCAGCGAACAACGCGCACAGCTGAGCCTCGCGCGCGGTCCGAGGCGCCAGCCGGGTGCTGGCGTAAGCCGGGTCCGGTAGCGCGGCGCGATCGAGCTTTCCGTTGGGGGTCAACGGGAACTCGGGCAGGACGACGACTACGGTCGGCACCATGTGGTCCGGCAGCGTCCGCCCGGCGAATTCGCGCAGCTCAGCGGGGTCGGCCGGGCCCGTGACGTAGCCGAGCAGGCGGCCGTCACGGACCAGCGCGGCGGCCGCGATGACCGACTCGTGCCTGGCCAGTACCGCTTCGACCTCACCGAGTTCGACGCGGAAGCCACGGATCTTGACCTGATCGTCGGCCCGGCCGACGAAGACGAGCCGTCCGTCGGCGGTCCATTTGGCCAGGTCACCGGTGCGGTAGAGACGGCCTTCGCCGAACGGGTTCGCCACGAATCGCTGCGCGGTCAGCGCGGGCCGGTTCAGGTAGCCGCGAGCCAAACCCGCGCCCGCCACGTACAACTCGCCCGTGACACCCGCCGGGACCGGGCGTAACAGGGCATCCAGGACGTACGCGCGGGTGTTCCACAGTGGACGTCCGATCGTGATCGGCTCGCCGGGCGTCAACGGCTCGGACATCGAGACGCAGACCGTCGATTCGGTCGGTCCGTACGCGTTGATCATGCGACGGCCGACGGCGTGCTCGGCCGCCAGCTCGGGCGGGCAGGCCTCACCTGCGACGATCAGCGTCACGCCGGGCGGAAGCTCCGACACCGCGAGGACGGCCGGAGTCAGTGTCACCTGCGTGATCCGATGCCGGGTGAGCACACCGGTCAGGTCGGCGCGGTCGTCAGGGGCGATGACCAACGTGGCGCCGGTCAGCAAACCCAGGCAGGCTTCGGAAAACGCGGCGTCGAAGTTCAGCGAGGCGAACTGCAGCACCCGGCTTCCGGCGCTGACACCGAACCGTTCGGCCTGGGCGCCGACCAGGCTCGCCACGCCCGCGTGTGACACCACGACGCCCTTGGGCAGGCCGGTCGAGCCGGAGGTGTAGATGACGTAGGCGGGGTGTTCGGGTCGCAGCGGCGCGAGGCGGTCCGCGTCGGTGAGGTCCCAGTCGGGCAGGTCTTCGAGATCGCCGATGCTGGTCAGGACCACCGCCGGGTTCGCGTCGGCGAGCATGTGGTCGATGCGCTCGGCCGGATAGTCCAGGTCGAGCGGAAGGTAGGCGGCACCGGCTTTGAGGACGGCGAGCATGGCCACGAAGGTGTCGACGGACCGGGGCAACGCCGGCGCGACGAGCCGTTCAGGACCGGCTCCCTGAGCGACCAGTCGCCGCGCCAGGCGGTTCGCGCGGGCGTTCAATTCCACATAGGACAGTCGGGTGGCATCGGAATCCAGTGCGATGGCACCCGGCGTGACCTGGGCTTCGAACAGCTCCGGGACCGTGCTGGCCCAGACCGGCCGGTCGGTGTCGTTCCACTCGACAAGGATGCGGTGGCGTTCGGCGGGGTCGAGCACGTCGAGTCCGCTGAGCGGCGTGTCCGGGTTCGCGATCACCTGGGCCAGCAGGGCGGTGAACCTCGCGGAGATGCTCTCGGCGGTCGCGCGGTCGAACACATCGGCTGCGTAGTGCAGCATCCCCCGGCCGTTCTCCCGCAGCACGAAGGAAAGGTCGAACTTCGCCGCGTCGGCGGTCACCGGGTAGCGGGACGCGGTGAGACCGGGCAGGTCGGGCAGCGCCTCGCCGGTGTTCTCGTAGGCGAGCATGACCTGGAACAACGGGTTCCTGGCCAGGGAACGGGCCGGATTGAGCGCTTCGACGAGCCGTTCGAACGGCAGATCCTGATGTGCGTAAGCGGCGAGGTCAGTGGCACGGACCCTGGCGAGCAGCTCGCGGAAGGCGGGGTCGCCCGAGGTGTCCGTGCGCAGGACGAGCGTGTTGACGAAGAAGCCGACCAGGTCGTCGAACTCGCCGTCGGACCGGCCGGCGACCACACTGCCGATCGGCAGGTCCGTGCCCGCGCCGAGCGAGGTCAGGAGCGTCGCGAGCACGGCGTGCAGCACCATGAACGGGGTCGCCTGGCACTCGCGGGCCAGCTTGGCGACCGGCTCCGGGTCGAAGTCCAGCGGGACGCTTCCGCCGCGGTGTGACGCGACCGCGGGCCACGGCCGGTCGGCCGGAAGGTCCAGTTCCGCCGGTGCGCCTTCGAGCGCGGCCCGCCAGAAGGTCAGGTCTTCGGGGACTTCCCGCTGCCACAACGTGTAGTCCGCGTACTGAAGGGGCAGCTCTGTCCACTGAGGAGCTTCGCCGGCCAGGCGGGCGGTGTACGCGGTGGACAAGTCGGCGGCCAGCGGCGTGAGCGACCAGCCGTCTGCGGCGATGTGGTGCAGCACCAGGAGGAGCACGTGGTCGTCGGTGCCCAGCCGTCGCAGGACCGCGCGGATCGGGAGGTCCGAGGTCAGGTCGAAGCCCGCGCGTGCGGCGGATTCGAGGTCGTCGGTGTCGGTCAGCTCGAGGCGGGCGTGCCTGATCAGCTGCCGCGGCGAGCCGTCGACGTCGGGGAAGACCGTGCGGAGGCTTTCGTGCCTGGTCACGACATCGGTGAGGGCGGCTTCGAGTGCGGGCCGATCGAGCACGCCGGTGAGCCGGACGGCGAAGGGCAGGTTGTAGGTCGCGTCCTCGCCTTCGAGCCGGTTGAGGAACCACAGCCGTGACTGGGCCGAGGACAGCGGCAGCTCAGCGGGCCTGCGGCCTGCGCGTGGCCTCGCGGCCGCCGGTGTAGACCGCTCGACCAGCCGGGCGACCGTGGGCGCCTCGAAGACGTCACGCATGGTCAGCGCGATGTCCAGGCTCGATCGGGCGCGGCTCGCCACGCGGGTGGCGAGCAGGGAATGACCGCCCAGATCGAAAAAGTTGTCGTCGATGCTGACCACGGGTACGCCGAGCACCTCGGCGAACAGTCCACAAAGGATCTCTTCGCGGGGATTGCGCGGTGCGCGGCCGTCGGATCCGAGGTAGTCGGGCGCGGGCAGCGCTCGGCGGTCGACCTTGCGGTTCGGGGTGAGCGGGAACCGGTCGAGCACGACGATCGCGGCGGGCACCATGTGCTCCGGCAACGTCTCCGCCGCGAAGCGCCGCAGTTCGGCCGGGTCGAGGTGCTCCCCCACCACATACGCGACCAGGCGCCGGTCACCGGGGCGGTCTTCCCTGACCACGACCACGGCCTGCGTGACCTGGGTGGCGAGTACGTTCTCGATCTCGGCTGGCTCTATCCGGAACCCGCGGATCTTGACCTGGTCGTCCGAGCGGCCGACGAACGCCAGGGTCCCGTCGCCGTCCCAGCGCACGACATCGCCGGTCCGGTACATCCGCGATCCCGGCGGCCCGAACGGGTTGGCGACGAATCGCGTCGAGGTGAGCCCGGCGCGGTTCACGTATCCCCTGGCCAGGCCGATGCCCGCGAGGTACAGCTCGCCCGGCGTCCCGGCCGGGACCGGGCGCAGGCTCGGGTCGAGCACGAACACGCGGGTGCCGGGGATCGGCGTGCCGATGGACGGCTGGTCGCCGTCGCGCAGCGGCTGGCTCATGCTGGTCGACACCGTCGACTCGGTCGGCCCGTACGCGTTGATCAAGCGCCTGCCGGGCGCCCATTTCGCGACCAACTCGGCCGAGCAGGCCTCGCCGGCGACCACGACCGTGCCGCCGCGCAGCACCTCGGCTTCGTCGAGCGTGGCGAGCACCGTCGGTGACAACGCCACGTGCGTGATGGCGTACCTGGTGAGCGTCTCCGCGAGACCGTCCTCAGTGGACACCACCACCAGCGTCGCACCGGAGAGCAGGCCGCGCGTCACGTCGGCGAACGCGGCGTCGAAGCTCAGCGACGCGAACTGCAGCACCCGGCTGCCTGGGCCGACCCGGAACCGCTCCCGCTGGGCGGCGAGCAGGCTCGCGACGCCGGCGTGGGTGACCACGACGCCCTTGGGGCGGCCGGTCGAGCCGGAGGTGTAGATGACGTTGACCGGGTGCTCGGGCCGAATCTCGACGACCGGGTTCGTAGCCGGGTAGCCGTCGAGGGCTTCGACGGAATCGAGCACGACGGCGGGCCGCGCGTCTTCGAGCATGAAGGTGATGCGCTCGGCCGGGTAGGCCGGATCGACCGGCAGGTACGCGGCCCCGGATTTGGCGACCGCGAGCACGGCGATGAACGCCTCGGCCGAGCGCGGCAGCATCAGCGCGACCAGCTGTTCCGGACCGGCTCCTTGGCTGATCAGCTTGTGCGCCAGGCGGTTCGCTTCGGCGTTCAGGTCCCGATAGGACAGTTCGCGGGCTTCGCTGACGAGTGCGATCGCGTCCGGGGTGCGAGCGACCTGGGCCTCGAACAACGCGGGCAACGTCTCGGCAGTCGCCCCGGGCAGGAACTTGGCCCGTTCCGCGGGGTGTTGGAGGTCGAGCCTGGCCAGCGGGCGATCGGGGTCGCCCGAGGTCAGGTCGTCGAGCAGGCGCAGGAAACGGGCCAGGTGGGTCTGCGGGTCCTGGTGGAGCGCGGGGTTGGCGTCGAGGGTGATGGTGATGTGGTCGTCGCCGGGGTGGTCCTCGAACGAGAGCGAGAGGTCGCGGACCGGGCCGTGCGAGATGTTGTGGACGGTCGCCCGGTGCTCGCCGAAGGTCAGGCCGAAGTCGTACGGGATGATGTTGACCGCGAGGCCGAACGCGTCCGCGCGCACCTCTTCGAACCGGGCACGCTGATGCCGGATCGCCGCCTTGACCTCGGTCGCGACCGCGCCGGCCAGCGTGCGCACGGTCGTGTCCGGCCTGGCTTCGAGGAACAGGTGCGCGACCGTCGCCATCGTTCCCGGGATCGCGCGTGCCGTCCGGCCCACCCGCGCGGCCACCGGCAGGCCGAGCACGACGTCCGGCGCCCCGGTCAGGTGGGTTTCGTAGGCGGCGGCAGCGGCGATGAAGACGTGATGCCAGCTGGCCAGTACCTCGCCTGCCAGCGCCTGGAGGCCCTTCTTCGGGAATGTGGCTGTCTGGCGGATGCCTCTGACCAGCGGCGCCGTCTCTTTGGCTGGCAACGACATCGTCTCGCGGGCCGTGGCTATCCGGTCCGCCCAGAACTTCCGGTCGGCCTCGAACGCGGGCGACTCGCGGTAGCGGCGGTCCTCGTCGAGGTAGGCGTCGAGATCCCCGGCCGGGTCGGTGCCCGAGGTGTAGTTCTCCGCGACCGAGCGCAGGAAAAGGGCGAATGTGTACGCATCGACGGAAATGTGGTGCGCGCGGAAATAAAGGAAGAATCGGCCGTCGGCGAGTTTGAGTATCGCGGCCGAGAAAATGCGGTCCTCGCGCAGGTCGACCGGTGTGCCGAAATCGGCTTCCATCCAGGCTCGCGCGGCCGATTCGGTGCTCATCTCGACCAGCGGGAGCGGCCAGTCCTGCCGCCGGATCTCCTGCCGGACACCGTCGGCAGTGTCGAAGAAGCGCAGGTGGAAGACGTCCCAGCGGTCGACGACCGCGCGGACGGCCGCTTCAAGTTTTGCCGGGTCGATGGCGCCGTCGAACTCCAGGTGATAGCCGACCGAGAACTCCGTACCGAGTTCGGCGGAATACCAAATAGCGGACTGGGCGGCCGAAAGAGGCCGTGAAGTACCGCGAGAACCAACCACTGTCAACACTCTTCCCGAAGTTTTCGTCTTACCTGGAGCCGGACCGCGCCAATTCCTGCCTGTCGACCTTTCCGTTGGCCGTTCGCGGGAAGTTCTCGAGCGTCACGAAGCGCACCGGCACCATGTACCGGGGCAGCAGTTCGAGACAGTGCCTGCGCACCGCCTGATCATCCACAGTGGAGCCGGTGAGGTAGGCCTCGATCAGCGTGCCCGCCTCGTCGTCCGGCACCGCGACGCACACGGCCTCCGTCACGCCGTCCAGCCGCAGCAGCGCCGCTTCGACCTCGCCCAGTTCGACCCGATAGCCCCTGGTCTTCACCAGATGGTCGCGACGGCCACCGAAGACGAACTCGCCTCGGTCGTTCTCGCGGACCAGGTCACCGGTCCGGTAGGCGCGGACCCCGTCGATCTCCGCGAATCGCTCGGCCGTCTTCGCCGGGTCACCCCAGTAACCGGCCATCACCGAGTCACCGCCGATCCACAGTTCACCGTCTTCGACGAACGCGCGGGCGTACGGACAAGGCTTGCCGATCGGCGGCGGGACGGTGCGGTCATCGGCGAGGTCGTGCTCGGTGACCCAGTGATAGGTGCACACATTCGTCTCGGTCGGGCCGTACAGGTTGCACAACCCGGCCGCGGGGACGGCGTTACGCAAGGACCGCAGGTGCTTGAGCGGGAACACCTCGCCCGCGAAGAGCACCGTCCGCAGCTTGGACTCGCCGAGCAGCGTGTTGTTCTTGGCTTCCAGCATCTTGACCAGCGCACCCGGCACCGAGTACCAGACGGTGATCCCGGCTTCGTGCACCAGCTTGGTGAGCGCGGTGCCGAGTGCCTTGTGGCGTTCGGGGACCAGCACCAACGCGGCGCCCGCCTTCGCGGCGGCGAACACGTCCAAGATGGACAGATCGAAGTGGAGTGGCGCGTGGCCGGACAGCCGGTCTTGGCCGGTGATGGCGAACTCGGCGACGGCCCAGTCCACAAAGGAGGTCGCGTTGCGGTGGGTGAGCATGACGCCCTTGGGCACACCCGTCGAGCCAGAGGTGTAAAGCACGTAGGCGAGCTGGTCCTCGTCCACTTCGGACGGTTCGAAGTCACCCCCGTCCGCCCAGTGCTCGCCTGTCTCCAGCACGAACGGTGGATCGTCGAGCAGCGCGGCATGCTCCGGGCCGGCGACAAGGGCGGCGACCGCACAGTCCCGCAGGATGGTTTCGGCCCGTTTCACCGGCATGGCCGGATCGATCGGCACGTACGCCGCGCCGCATTTGAGCACCGCGTGCACCGCGACGATCGCTTCGATCGTCTTCGGCAGCCACAGCGCGACGCGGTCACCGGCACGGACACCGCCGGCGGCGAGTGCGGCGGCGACAGCGGTGCTCCGCTCGTCGAGTTCGCGGTAGGTGATCGACTGGTCGGCGTAGCGCACGGCGACGGCGTCACCATCGCGTACGGCGCTTTCGCGCAGGTAGTGGGTGAGTGTCATCAGCTCGCCAGCCCGTTCGCGTGCAGGCCGAGTTTGGCCGCCAGCACGTGCCGCAAGACATCGGATGTCCCCGACGAGACACGAGTGCCGAGCATGTCCCGCAGGTGCCGTTCGAGGCCCGCGCCGGTCGTGTAGCCGTAGCCGCCGAACACACCCATGGCGTCCAGCGCGGTGCGTACCGCGGCCTCGCTTGTCTGCAGCTGCGCGATTTCCGGCAGGTCAGAGGGTGTTCCGGCGAGCAGATCGGACGCGGCCTGGTAGGTGAGCAGGCGCGCGGACGCCAGCCGGACCCGCATCTCGACGATCGTGTTCGCCACCGACTGGAATCGGCCGATCGGCTGCCCGAACTGCTTGCGGGTGACCGCATGCGCGACGCAGTCGTCGATCTGCCTGGCCATCGCACCGAGCAAGGGCGCGAGGATCAACGCCCGTTCCCACGCCATCGTGGTCGCGAATACCTTGCCGCCCTGTTTCGGCCTGCCGAGAACCGCGCTTTCCTCGATCCGGCAATTTTCCAGTCTCAATTCACCCCAAGGAACGGTGCGCAGACCGGTCTTCTCGTAGTGGGTTTCGACGGTCAGGCCTGGTTGATCGGCGTCGACCAGGAACGCGGTGACTCCCGTGAAACCGAGCTTGGGATTCACTGTCGCGTAAATCACGAAAAGCCCGGCGACGGGTGCGTTGGTGATGAACCGCTTCCGTCCATTGAGGACGTAATGCCCGTTTTCGACGGTTGCCGTCGTGCCGAGCGAGAGCGAGTCCGAACCCGATCCTTCCTCGGTGATCGCGTGCGCGCCGATCACAGTTCCGGAACAGAGTTTCGGTAGGTATTTCCGTTTTTGCTCAGCCGTGCCGTAGCGAAGTATCGGCAGCTGTGTCGCCCAGATATGCGCGCCCGCGGCGATCAGCAGACCATTGTCCAGGCAGCCTCTGCCGAGCCCTTCCAGCGCGTATGCGCAGGTCACCGGGTCGAGCCCGAGGCCGCCGTACTCCACCGGCACCGGCAGGCCGAAGACACCTTCGGCCGCGCACCGTGCCCAGTCTGACGTGGAAAAACGCTGCTCACGGTCCCGCGCGTCGAGATCGTCGCCCAATTCTTCGCCGAGCACGGCGAACCGCTCGTGCAGAGCGACTTGCGTTTCGCTCCAAGTGAGATCCACGACTCAATCCACCAGCACACCATGGACGAGCACGAGCACACTGCCGACCGTTTCCAGATCGGCGTCCAGCACGTCCTCTTCGTCGATTTCGACGCCGAATTCCCGCTCCAGCGCCGCGATGAGGTGCACGAGTTTCATCGAATCAAGCTGGATCAGCGGTGAATACAGCGAATTGCCGTCCGCCAGTTGTTCCGGCCCGCCGAGGTCGAGCACCTCGGTCATGACCTTCTTGATTCGGACATCGATGTCAGCGGTACTGACGTCGGCCATCGGTTAAGCATCCCCTTGAATTCGCTGCGGTGACTCCCCTCGTCATCCTGCACCGCGAGCCGAACAAAAGGAAAGAACCTTACCGAAAACAAAGCCGTGAACTCCCGGCGTCCACCCGCCGACGCGATGGCGTGCGCCAAGGAGATTCAACATGAACCCGAGGTAATCATCGGATCATTATCCCAGCGCTGAGGCCACGATCATGAACACACCGATGAACCACTGCCGGATCAGCAGCCGCACCGTCGGCCGCTCCCCAGTGTCACACCGGATCACACACAACCCGGTGAGCAGCTTGCCGACCGTCGCCCCGCACGCGCGCTGCAGGAACACCCGATCCGCGAACGAAAACCCGACAAAAGCCAGGAACAGCACCAAAATCAGCATGCCACCCGACATGCCTTTGGCGAAGGCCGCCGCACCTACCGCGGCCGCCCCGGCAACATGGGCGAGCATGTCGATCGGGAACGCCAGCCACTGCCGGAACCGGCGCGGCGACGGATACCGCGGATCCCGCTTGTACCCACGCGGAAGTGAACCCAGCCCCGCCTGGTCGACCGACGGCAACCGCCGGACATCGCGGCGCCGCACGACCAGCAGCTCCTTGGATTCGACAGCGGAACGCTCCGAAGAGGACACACTCATCCGCCCATGATGCCCGGCGGGTGTCGCTTAGGTCGGTTGAACGTTGCGAACGGGGCGTTCGCAACGCTGAGCGACACAGAAGTCTCGTTTGTTCCGTGCACACCCGCCCATAAAGCACGCAAATGAGATATCGAAGGCATAATTCAGCGATTTGGGTCCTGTGTGGACGTTGGCTGGGTTTGCGTTCGGTGGCCCAGCCTTCGCGAAACCCGAGTTTGGGCCATTGGATGGCCCAAACTCGGGTTTCGCGTGCTCACCTGCATGAACGGGGCTTGCAATGTAGTACTGGCAGCTAGAAGCGGCCGAAGACCCAGGTGCCAGGTGCGTTGGGGTCGTCGCCCGCCCAGAACTCGGTCCAGTGCTCGACGAACTCCTTGCGCGACACGTGCCCGTCGCCGTCGAGGTCGAGCAGGCCGAAGATCTCGTCGGTGTCGGTGGTCGTCCCGTTCCACGCCTCGATGAGCTGGCGGTACTCGCCGCGGGAGATCTCGCCGTCGGCGTTCTCGTCGATCGCGTCGAACATGGCCTCGGCCGTGCCGGTCACCGCGTCGAGCATGCCGCCGAGCTGGTCGACGACCATGAGCACCTCGTCGAGGGTGACCTTGTCGTCGCGGTCGGCCGCGGCTAGCAGGGTCGACCACCAGCCCATCATGATCGCGCGCAGCCCCGCGCCCTCCGGCGAGTCGGCCGTCACGCCGCGCAGCGTGACCCACCGGCCGGTCAGTGCCTCGAAGTCGGTCTCGTCGAGGTACGAGTCCCCGTCGTCGTCCATCGCGGTGAACACGTTGGCGATCTTGCGGCGCTGGAACTCAGTTGCCACGGTCTCTCCCCTTCCACCATCGACGCCGGCGCGGCGTCTCCTGCCGGGGAGTCGCGGCAGACCGGACGGGGGTTACGGATCGCCACTGATCGGTTACCGCATCGACATCGACCGGGCCCAGCGGGACGTGCGGCGGGGTCGGCGTCCGGAGCCACTCGGCGATCCGGCGGTTGAGCTGTTTGACGTGCGCGCGGACGTCCTCCTCGCGGCCGAACTCGCGGACGGTCTCGGGGAGGCGGTCGATCTCCTTGCGCAGCTGAAGCGACTCGGGCAGCAATGCTTCGGCCGTGAGGCCTTCGCGGCGGAGGTAGCCCTTGATCCACCACTGGTCGTCGTGCGGCTTGTCCAGGCCGGGAAGCGGCTTGCCGGCGCCGGGGAGGTCGTCGAACTCGCCACGCTCGATGGCCTCGCGGATCTGCTTGTCGATGAACGACTCGAAGCTCATCCCTGACGGCTTGCGCTCGGTCATTTTCCCAGTTTAGAGATTTTCGGGATCGGTCAGTCCTCTTCGGCTTCGAGGCAGTCTCGGTCTGCCCATTCGAGCAGTGTTTCGAGCGAGAACACAGCCTCGTCGATGCCCGCGTGCAGGTCACCGAGCTTCGCGAACCGCGCGGGCACGGTCGCGATCGTGCAGTCGCCAGGCTCGACGTCGTCGATCTCGTCCCAGCGGACGGGCGTCGAGACCAGCGCCTCAGGCACGCCGCGAACCGAGTAGGCGCTCGCGATCGTGTGATCGCGGGCGTTCTGGTTGTAGTCGACGAAGACCTTCGACGGGTCGCGGTCCTTGCGCCACCACGCGGTGGTGACGTCGTCGGGCGCACGCCGTTCGACCTCTTTGGCGAACGCGAGCGCGGCGCGGCGGACGTCGCTGAAGCCCCAGCGAGGCTCGATGCGGACGTAGATGTGCAGACCACTGCCGCCGGAGGTCTTGGGCCAGCCGACCGCGCCGAGTTCGTCGAGGACCTCGTGCGCGACGTGGGCGACGCGGCGGACGGCGGCGAAATCGCAGTCCGGCATCGGGTCGAGGTCGATGCGCCACTCGTCGGGTTTCTCGGTGTCGGCGCGGCGGGAGTTCCACGGGTGGAACTCCACTGTGGACATCTGGACCGCCCAGATGACGCTGGCGGGCTCGGTCACGCACAGCTCGTAGGCGTGGCGCTTGTACCGGGGGAAGTCGACGCGCACGGTCTCCAGCCACGGCGGCGCGCCGTTCGGGACCCGCTTCTGGTGGACCTTCTCCCCCGCCACCCCCGAGGGGAACCGGTGCAGCATGCAGGGCCGCTCGGCCAGCGCGCGCACGATGCCGTCGCTGACCGCGAGGTAGTACTGGGCGAGGTCCAGCTTGGTCTCGCCGCGCGCCGGGAAGTACACCCGGTCCGGGTTCGAGATCCGCACCGTCCGATGCCCGACCTCGAGCTCCACCGCGGAATCCTTGGCCATGGGCTCAACGTACCGCGCCAGAGGCTGACCTGCATCGATCCCGGCGAGCGGGCATGGTGCGAAAGAAGCCATCCGTGGGACATTTGCGGAAAGGACGTAACGGACACGCGCCGTGTCGCGACCAGCCCGTATAGCGAACTTGCCATGGGCGGGAGATGACCGGTGAAACTCCGAAGACACCTGGCCGCGACGGCGGTACTGCTGCTGGCCATCGCCGTTTCGGCGCCCGGGACCGCGGCGGCGTGCGACGAGCGGCCCGGCACGATCGTCCCGCTCTACAGCTACCCGACCGAGAGCACCTGGACGACGCTGATCGAGTCCAAGAAGCGGTATCCGAGTGTTCCGGTCATCGCGATCGTGAACCCGGCGAGCGGACCCGGCGTCGCGCCCGACCCGGAGTACCTGACCGGCATCAGCAGGCTGCGCGAGGCGGGCGTCATCCCGATCGGCTACGTCACGACGTCGTACGCGACGCGGACGCCGGAGGCCGTGCGCGCCGAGATCGATCTCTACAAGATCTGGTACCCGAAGCTGCAGGGCATGTTCCTCGACGAGATGTCCAATGTGGAGGGAATGGAAGGCTACTACCGCGACCTTTCGCAGTATTCGAAGAAGGTCGGGTTCAAGCGAACTGTCGCCAATCCCGGAACGTCGACGCTGCGCAGCTTCGTCGGCACGGTCGACACGCTGATCGTCTACGAGAACTCCGGCCTGCCCGCCTCGTGCTCGACGGCGAGCTGGCAACGGCAGCACGACAAGGGCAACTTCGCGATACTGGGCTACAACATCGCCGACCTCAAAGAGTCCACAGTGGACTCGTGCACGTCGAAGGTCGGCTGGGTGTACTTCACCCACGGTGGCATGCCGAACCCGTGGGACGGCCTGCCACCCTATCTGAACAAGCTACTTTGCTATCTCAAGTAGCCCGGCGAGCAGCCTGTCCACATCGGATTCGTCCGTGTACGGCGCGATTCCGGCACGCACGGCGCCCTCGTCGAGCCCGAGCCTGCGGGCAGGCTCGAACGCGTAGAACGTGCCCGCAGGCGCGTTGACGCCGCGGGTCGCGAGGTGCTCGTAGATCGCCTTGGGCTTGACGCCGTCGAGGGTGAACAAGGCCGTCGGCGTGCGGCGTTCCGGCGAGCCGTACCTGCGTGCGCCGAGCTCGTCGAGACCGGTTTCGAGGCGGTTGAGCAGCGCTGCTTCGTGCTCTTCCAGCTCCCGCATGGATGCGGCCAGCCGCTCCCGGCGCGTGCCCGTGCCGGGGACCAGCCCGGCGAGGAAGTCGATGGCGGCGGTCGTGCCCGCGAGCAGCTCGTACGGCAGCGTGCCGAGCTCGAACCGCTCCGGCACGACGTTCACCGACGGCTCGAGCTTGTCGGGATGGACGGTTTCGAGCAGCGCCGGGCTCGCGACGACCAGGCCGAGGTGCGGGCCGAGGAACTTGTACGGCGAGCAGGCATAGAAATCGGCGCCGAGTGCCTGCACGTCGACCGGGCTGTGCGGGGTCAGGTGCACGCCGTCGACGTAGAGCAGCGCGCCCGCCGCGTGCGCCTCGGCGGCGATCGCGGGGATGTCGGGCCTGGTGCCGAGCAGGTTGGACGCCCCGGTCACCGCGACCAGCCTGGTCCGCTCGCCCAGCGGCAGCTTGCCGAGCTCACCGGTTTCGCGGTCGAACTCGATCCAGCGCACGGTGACCCCACGCGCCTCGGCTGCCTGCACCCACGGGCGGATGTTGGCGTCGTGGTCGAGCCTGCTGACCACGATCTCGTCGCCCTCGCGCCAGTTCTTGGCCAGCGCCCGCGACAGGTCATAGGTCACCTGCGTCATACTGCGGCCGAAGACGACACCGTCGGCCGTGGCGCCGAGCAGGTCCGCGACCGCCTGCCTGGCCTCGGCGACGATCGCGTCGGCCCGGCGCTC encodes:
- a CDS encoding spherulation-specific family 4 protein, with amino-acid sequence MKLRRHLAATAVLLLAIAVSAPGTAAACDERPGTIVPLYSYPTESTWTTLIESKKRYPSVPVIAIVNPASGPGVAPDPEYLTGISRLREAGVIPIGYVTTSYATRTPEAVRAEIDLYKIWYPKLQGMFLDEMSNVEGMEGYYRDLSQYSKKVGFKRTVANPGTSTLRSFVGTVDTLIVYENSGLPASCSTASWQRQHDKGNFAILGYNIADLKESTVDSCTSKVGWVYFTHGGMPNPWDGLPPYLNKLLCYLK
- a CDS encoding cysteine desulfurase-like protein, producing the protein MAYDVTSVRKHFPALADGTAFFDGPGGTQTPSAVAVAIAETLTSGVSNRGRVTAAERRADAIVAEARQAVADLLGATADGVVFGRSMTQVTYDLSRALAKNWREGDEIVVSRLDHDANIRPWVQAAEARGVTVRWIEFDRETGELGKLPLGERTRLVAVTGASNLLGTRPDIPAIAAEAHAAGALLYVDGVHLTPHSPVDVQALGADFYACSPYKFLGPHLGLVVASPALLETVHPDKLEPSVNVVPERFELGTLPYELLAGTTAAIDFLAGLVPGTGTRRERLAASMRELEEHEAALLNRLETGLDELGARRYGSPERRTPTALFTLDGVKPKAIYEHLATRGVNAPAGTFYAFEPARRLGLDEGAVRAGIAPYTDESDVDRLLAGLLEIAK